One Paraburkholderia sp. HP33-1 genomic region harbors:
- a CDS encoding beta-galactosidase, with product MQLGVCYYPEQWPRAMWADDAQRMVELGITHVRIAEFAWSRMEPRAGEFDWQWLDEAVATLAKAGLKLVLGTPTASPPKWLVDAHPDVLPVRADGTRWNFGSRRHYDVSSETYRRECVRIVTAMAKRYGRHPSIVAWQTDNELGCHDTVPSYSAAALQRFHVWLQRRYETIGALNDAWGNVFWSMEYPSFDAIGLPTLTPTDANPIHLLDFRRFMSDEVASFHREQIDVLREHAPSADLLHNFMGFFTTFDHYRFAADHAIDVAAWDSYPIARTESIALPEEQKARFARTGHPDVSAFDHDRYRGVGGGRFWVMEQQAGPVNWAPWNPAPAPGMVRLWAYEAFAHGAELVSYFRWRQCPYAQEQMHSGLNLPNNELSPGGLEVQRAACEIAGSTALSTLAAPARAATALVFDYETQWMFEIQRHGKGFDYQTLVFDYYESLRELGLDVDIVSNRADLSGYQLVVVPSLAVIDAALVEQIALSSAQWVFGPRSGSKTDAFAIPGNLPPGALQQVLPIQVLEVETLRPTLAPALSIDGARGHALHWREHVRANGETRTAVRFDDAWPALLTHGNVRYVAGWLSHELHRAVLRQAAHDAGLETQVLADGLRLRRRGGLTFAFNFGAQPVQAPAPRNATFVLGEPRLNTGDVCVWKDA from the coding sequence ATGCAACTTGGTGTCTGCTATTACCCGGAACAATGGCCACGCGCGATGTGGGCCGACGACGCGCAACGTATGGTCGAACTCGGCATCACGCATGTACGGATCGCCGAATTCGCGTGGAGCCGCATGGAGCCGCGCGCCGGTGAATTCGACTGGCAATGGCTCGACGAAGCCGTCGCAACGCTCGCGAAAGCGGGCCTGAAACTCGTGCTCGGCACGCCGACCGCGTCGCCGCCGAAGTGGCTCGTCGACGCGCATCCGGACGTGTTGCCGGTGCGCGCGGACGGCACGCGGTGGAACTTCGGCTCGCGCCGTCACTACGATGTTTCGAGCGAGACCTACCGGCGCGAATGCGTGCGCATCGTCACCGCGATGGCGAAGCGCTACGGGCGGCATCCATCGATCGTCGCATGGCAGACCGATAACGAGCTCGGCTGCCACGACACGGTGCCGAGCTATTCGGCCGCGGCATTGCAGCGTTTTCATGTGTGGCTGCAGCGCCGCTACGAAACGATCGGCGCATTGAACGACGCGTGGGGCAACGTGTTCTGGAGCATGGAGTATCCGTCGTTCGACGCGATCGGCCTGCCGACTCTGACACCCACCGACGCGAACCCGATCCATCTGCTCGACTTCCGCCGCTTCATGTCCGACGAGGTGGCGAGCTTTCATCGCGAGCAGATCGACGTGCTGCGCGAGCATGCGCCGAGCGCGGATCTGTTGCACAACTTCATGGGCTTTTTCACGACCTTCGATCACTATCGCTTCGCCGCCGACCACGCGATCGACGTCGCCGCATGGGACAGCTATCCGATTGCGCGTACCGAATCGATCGCCTTGCCCGAGGAGCAGAAGGCGCGTTTCGCGCGCACCGGGCATCCCGACGTGTCCGCGTTCGATCACGACCGTTACCGCGGCGTTGGCGGCGGCCGCTTCTGGGTGATGGAGCAACAGGCCGGGCCGGTGAACTGGGCGCCGTGGAATCCGGCGCCCGCGCCGGGCATGGTGCGGCTGTGGGCGTACGAGGCGTTCGCGCATGGCGCGGAACTGGTGTCGTATTTCCGTTGGCGCCAATGCCCGTATGCGCAGGAGCAGATGCACTCCGGGCTCAATCTGCCGAACAACGAACTGTCGCCGGGCGGTCTCGAAGTGCAACGGGCCGCGTGTGAAATTGCCGGGAGTACGGCGCTGTCGACGCTCGCCGCGCCCGCGCGCGCAGCCACCGCGCTCGTATTCGACTACGAGACGCAGTGGATGTTCGAAATCCAGCGTCACGGCAAGGGCTTCGACTATCAGACGCTCGTGTTCGACTACTACGAATCGCTGCGCGAACTCGGACTCGATGTCGATATCGTGTCGAACCGCGCCGATCTTTCCGGCTACCAGCTAGTCGTCGTGCCGAGTCTCGCGGTGATCGACGCCGCGCTCGTCGAACAGATCGCGCTTTCGAGCGCGCAATGGGTGTTCGGCCCGCGCAGCGGCTCGAAAACCGACGCGTTCGCGATTCCGGGCAATCTGCCGCCCGGCGCATTGCAGCAGGTGCTGCCGATCCAGGTGCTCGAAGTCGAAACGCTGCGGCCGACGCTGGCGCCCGCGCTGTCGATCGACGGCGCGCGGGGCCACGCGCTGCACTGGCGCGAGCACGTGCGCGCCAATGGTGAGACGCGTACTGCCGTGCGCTTCGACGACGCGTGGCCCGCGCTGCTGACGCACGGCAACGTTCGCTACGTCGCCGGCTGGCTGTCACATGAACTGCATCGCGCGGTGTTGCGGCAGGCAGCGCACGATGCGGGACTCGAGACGCAGGTGCTCGCCGACGGGCTGCGGCTGCGTCGCCGCGGTGGCCTGACCTTCGCATTCAATTTTGGCGCGCAACCGGTGCAGGCGCCGGCGCCGCGCAACGCGACGTTCGTGCTCGGCGAGCCGCGCCTGAATACCGGCGACGTCTGCGTGTGGAAAGACGCGTGA
- a CDS encoding carbohydrate ABC transporter permease — translation MYPLPVERWKPLNRGLYKASLPLALFIWLLPMLAVLLTSIRSSDELSQGDYWTWPKHFALLENYGTALTQTPMLHYFANSVLITVPSVIGAIVLASMAGFALATYRFRGNTAVLFAFVAGNFVPIQILMIPVRDMALKFGLFNTVWALVIFHVSFQTGFCTLFLRNFIKQLPFEMIEAARVEGASEWAIYLRIVLPLIRPALAALAILVFTFVWNDYFWALCLTQGDDAAPITVGVAALKGQWTTAWNLVAAGSVLAALPSVLMFFAMQRHFVAGLTFGASKG, via the coding sequence ATGTATCCGCTTCCCGTCGAACGCTGGAAACCGCTGAATCGCGGGCTTTACAAGGCATCGCTGCCGCTCGCGCTGTTTATCTGGCTGCTGCCGATGCTGGCCGTGCTGCTCACGTCGATCCGTTCATCGGACGAGCTATCGCAGGGCGACTACTGGACGTGGCCGAAACACTTCGCGCTACTCGAGAACTACGGGACCGCGCTCACGCAAACGCCGATGCTGCATTACTTCGCCAACAGCGTGCTGATCACGGTGCCGTCGGTGATCGGCGCGATCGTCCTCGCGTCGATGGCGGGCTTCGCATTGGCGACCTATCGCTTTCGGGGCAACACGGCCGTGCTGTTCGCGTTCGTTGCCGGCAATTTCGTGCCGATCCAGATCCTGATGATTCCGGTACGCGACATGGCGCTGAAGTTTGGCCTGTTCAACACCGTGTGGGCGCTGGTGATCTTTCATGTGTCGTTCCAGACCGGCTTTTGCACCTTGTTTTTGCGCAACTTCATCAAGCAGTTGCCGTTCGAGATGATCGAGGCCGCGCGCGTCGAAGGGGCGAGCGAGTGGGCGATCTATCTGCGCATCGTGCTGCCGCTGATCCGCCCCGCGCTCGCCGCGCTCGCGATCCTCGTGTTCACGTTCGTGTGGAACGACTACTTCTGGGCGCTGTGCCTCACGCAAGGCGACGACGCAGCGCCGATCACGGTCGGCGTCGCCGCGCTGAAGGGGCAATGGACGACCGCGTGGAACCTGGTCGCGGCGGGCTCGGTGCTGGCCGCTTTGCCTTCGGTGCTGATGTTCTTCGCGATGCAAAGGCATTTCGTCGCCGGACTGACCTTCGGGGCAAGCAAGGGATAA
- a CDS encoding carbohydrate ABC transporter permease, with amino-acid sequence MSHTAARRLPAARHRRVSTTRRHQHRAAFFFLLPGCALFALCVIYPIISSISLSFYNWDGMTPKTFAGLANYVELFQSDTFYTALKNNLIWLALFLLAPPLGLLFALYLNQHVRGMRVVKSLFFAPFVLSGVVVGLVFSWFYDPTFGLLRLIVGRGIPVLGDPHTVTFGIIFAALWPQTPFCMVLYLTGLTGINPEVVEAARMEGAKGLRLLWHVILPQLRPATFMAVVLTVIGALRSFDLIAVMSSGGPFDSSTVLAYFMYDQAIKYYREGYSAAIAVVLFAIMLVYIVFHLRRMLREER; translated from the coding sequence ATGTCTCATACCGCAGCGCGCCGCCTGCCCGCGGCGCGGCACCGTCGCGTCTCGACGACGCGCCGTCATCAGCATCGCGCCGCGTTTTTCTTTCTGCTGCCGGGGTGCGCGTTGTTTGCGCTGTGCGTGATCTATCCGATCATCAGCAGCATTTCGCTGAGTTTCTACAACTGGGACGGCATGACGCCGAAGACCTTCGCGGGTCTCGCCAATTACGTCGAGCTATTCCAGTCCGATACGTTTTATACGGCGCTGAAGAACAACCTGATCTGGCTCGCGCTGTTTCTGCTTGCCCCGCCGCTGGGTCTGCTGTTCGCGTTGTATCTGAACCAGCACGTGCGCGGCATGCGCGTCGTGAAGTCACTGTTTTTCGCGCCGTTCGTGCTGTCGGGCGTGGTGGTCGGCCTTGTGTTCAGCTGGTTCTACGATCCGACATTCGGGTTGCTGCGGCTGATCGTCGGTCGTGGCATACCGGTGCTCGGCGATCCGCATACGGTCACGTTCGGCATCATCTTCGCCGCGTTGTGGCCGCAGACGCCGTTCTGCATGGTGCTGTATCTGACCGGGCTCACCGGCATCAATCCCGAGGTGGTCGAGGCGGCGCGCATGGAAGGCGCGAAGGGATTGCGACTGCTGTGGCACGTGATCCTGCCGCAATTGCGGCCAGCCACCTTCATGGCGGTGGTGCTGACTGTGATCGGCGCACTGCGCAGCTTCGATCTGATCGCGGTGATGAGCAGCGGCGGTCCGTTCGACAGCTCCACCGTGCTCGCCTATTTCATGTACGACCAGGCGATCAAGTATTACCGCGAAGGCTATTCCGCGGCGATTGCCGTGGTGCTGTTCGCGATCATGCTCGTCTATATCGTGTTCCATCTGCGCCGCATGCTGCGCGAGGAACGCTGA
- a CDS encoding ABC transporter substrate-binding protein: MIALRLRRLAQVSIAAAVVAGALGSAAVDAATLNVNVSARGNQRSTWQDAFDQFKKANPDIDLKITYVTEEAYKVQMGGWLATDPPDIVSWHDGERMAYYAQRGLLEDLSSDWAKNGWSQQYASVKDASTYKGKQYAAPLGYDAYGFFYRKDLFEKAGIKSEPKTWDELLEANKKLKAIGVAPIAVAARDSWTLAAWFDYLDLRINGNEFHQKLMAGEIPYTDPRVKKVYTTWKTLLDNHDFIDNALSYDVDSIGPILNNGKAAMMLMGTFFSASFPPSIKDQIGFFRFPVIDANVPMAEDGPVNVLLIPAKAKNKADARKLLAFMETPKINSELAKGWGQLPSNSQAVPPEDAISKVGFQTLANTKGGIAQFYDRDMQKEMADEGMKAMQQFYSDPSQLDSVLAHLEATRKRIYQK, translated from the coding sequence ATGATTGCTCTTCGCCTTCGCCGTCTTGCTCAGGTGTCGATCGCCGCGGCCGTGGTGGCCGGCGCGCTCGGCAGTGCCGCGGTCGACGCGGCCACGCTGAACGTCAACGTGTCGGCGCGCGGTAATCAGCGCTCGACGTGGCAGGACGCTTTCGACCAGTTCAAGAAGGCCAATCCCGACATCGATCTGAAAATCACCTACGTGACCGAGGAGGCGTACAAGGTGCAGATGGGTGGCTGGCTCGCCACCGATCCGCCCGACATCGTCTCGTGGCACGACGGCGAACGCATGGCCTACTATGCGCAGCGCGGTCTGCTCGAAGATCTGAGCTCCGACTGGGCGAAGAACGGCTGGTCGCAGCAGTATGCATCGGTCAAGGACGCGTCGACGTACAAGGGCAAGCAGTACGCGGCGCCGCTCGGCTATGACGCGTACGGCTTCTTCTATCGCAAGGATCTGTTCGAGAAGGCCGGCATCAAGAGCGAGCCGAAGACGTGGGACGAACTGCTCGAGGCGAACAAAAAGCTGAAGGCGATCGGCGTCGCGCCGATCGCGGTGGCCGCGCGCGATAGCTGGACGCTCGCGGCCTGGTTCGACTATCTCGATCTGCGCATCAACGGCAACGAGTTCCATCAGAAACTGATGGCCGGCGAGATTCCATACACCGATCCGCGCGTGAAGAAGGTCTACACGACGTGGAAGACGCTGCTCGACAATCACGATTTCATCGACAACGCGCTCTCGTACGACGTCGATTCGATCGGGCCGATCCTCAACAACGGCAAGGCCGCGATGATGCTGATGGGCACGTTCTTCTCGGCGAGCTTCCCGCCGTCGATCAAGGATCAGATCGGCTTTTTCCGCTTCCCGGTGATCGACGCGAACGTACCGATGGCCGAGGACGGTCCCGTCAACGTGCTGCTGATTCCGGCGAAGGCGAAGAACAAGGCCGACGCGCGCAAGCTGCTCGCGTTCATGGAGACGCCGAAGATCAACTCCGAGCTCGCGAAGGGCTGGGGACAGTTGCCGTCGAACAGCCAGGCGGTGCCGCCTGAAGATGCGATCTCAAAGGTCGGCTTCCAGACGCTCGCAAACACGAAGGGCGGCATCGCGCAGTTCTACGATCGCGACATGCAGAAGGAAATGGCCGACGAGGGCATGAAGGCCATGCAGCAGTTCTACAGCGATCCGTCGCAACTCGACAGCGTGCTCGCTCATCTCGAAGCGACGCGCAAGCGCATCTACCAGAAGTAA
- a CDS encoding ABC transporter ATP-binding protein: MATIRLSDVQKAYGDHPPVIRRVNLEIAQHEFCVFLGPSGCGKSTLLRMIAGLEDLSEGKLHIGGRLVNDVPAAERGVAMVFQSYALFPHMTVFDNMAFGLKLAKQPKDVIERKVREAARILQLESLLERHPKALSGGQRQRVAIGRAIVREPGVFLFDEPLSNLDAALRGQTRVEIARLHQRFANASVVYVTHDQVEAMTLADRIVLLHAGADAERFGSIAQSGAPLELYHHPRSLFVAGFIGSPRMNFIDATVESIEPGRVTVALAAGAEKLVAHVDGERLQRGRRVTLGVRPEHLRLDGDEQFIQCSTVLSERLGEHSYIHADHAGGTLIAKAPGDTPLGAGERLRVRVPPAACHLFDEQGLALRRSTFEPERAAA, encoded by the coding sequence ATGGCGACGATTCGTTTGAGCGATGTGCAAAAGGCCTACGGCGATCATCCGCCGGTGATCCGGCGCGTGAATCTGGAAATCGCGCAACACGAGTTCTGCGTGTTCCTTGGTCCGTCGGGTTGCGGCAAGTCGACGTTGCTGCGAATGATCGCCGGTCTCGAAGACCTCAGTGAAGGCAAGCTACATATTGGCGGGCGGCTCGTCAACGACGTGCCGGCCGCCGAGCGAGGCGTCGCGATGGTGTTCCAGAGCTACGCGCTGTTTCCGCACATGACCGTGTTCGACAACATGGCTTTCGGTCTCAAGCTCGCGAAGCAGCCGAAGGACGTGATCGAGCGCAAGGTGCGCGAAGCCGCGCGAATTCTGCAACTGGAGAGCCTGCTCGAGCGTCATCCGAAAGCGCTGTCGGGCGGGCAGCGGCAGCGCGTCGCGATCGGCCGTGCGATCGTACGCGAGCCGGGCGTGTTTCTGTTTGACGAGCCGCTCTCGAATCTCGATGCCGCGCTGCGCGGCCAGACGCGGGTCGAGATCGCGCGGCTGCATCAGCGCTTCGCGAACGCGAGCGTCGTCTACGTGACGCACGATCAGGTCGAAGCGATGACGCTCGCCGATCGCATCGTGCTGCTGCATGCGGGCGCCGATGCCGAGCGCTTCGGCAGTATCGCGCAGAGCGGAGCGCCGCTCGAGCTCTATCACCACCCGAGGTCGCTCTTCGTCGCGGGCTTTATCGGCTCGCCGCGCATGAACTTTATCGATGCGACTGTCGAGTCGATCGAGCCGGGGCGTGTGACGGTTGCGCTTGCGGCAGGTGCGGAAAAACTGGTCGCGCACGTCGACGGCGAACGTCTGCAACGCGGGCGGCGCGTCACGCTCGGCGTGCGCCCCGAGCACCTGCGGCTCGATGGCGACGAGCAGTTCATTCAGTGCTCGACGGTGCTGTCGGAACGGCTCGGCGAGCACAGCTATATCCACGCGGACCACGCGGGCGGCACGCTGATCGCGAAGGCGCCCGGCGATACGCCGCTCGGCGCGGGCGAGCGCCTTCGCGTTCGCGTGCCGCCGGCCGCCTGTCATTTGTTCGACGAACAGGGACTCGCGCTGCGGCGTAGCACGTTCGAACCGGAACGCGCGGCCGCCTGA
- a CDS encoding LacI family DNA-binding transcriptional regulator, with protein MVTLSEVAKRAQVTAATVSNVLRNREKVRPETAERVLQAIAELGYRPNLNARALAEGRSSTLALMLSNISNPFYPEFVLAAERAARKTGHFLMVCNTDDDAEIGRAYLNQIAGTLADGVLVMNTDITINDLCASATHSAPILLAMWEHPESPPALPCIAVDFARAGELAARHLLGLGHREIGLLIGDGCGGLQDARSNGFRAAMREAGIEADAAAVLQIRDSIDAGFAACMELMANRPQLSAIFATNDLLAIGAIQALITLGRSVPDDVSVIGITDIQLAHQVHPALTTVAIQTAAVAELSIKSLIRLIQTPERQPSMVLGPPPELVVRASTGPRRKR; from the coding sequence ATGGTTACGTTGTCCGAAGTTGCGAAACGCGCGCAGGTTACCGCCGCCACCGTCTCCAACGTGCTGCGCAATCGCGAGAAAGTCCGCCCTGAAACGGCCGAGCGCGTGTTGCAGGCGATCGCCGAGCTCGGCTATCGGCCGAACCTGAATGCGCGCGCGCTCGCCGAAGGCCGCTCGTCGACGCTCGCGCTGATGCTGTCGAACATCTCGAACCCGTTCTACCCGGAGTTCGTGCTCGCCGCCGAGCGCGCGGCACGCAAGACCGGCCACTTCCTGATGGTTTGCAATACTGACGATGATGCCGAGATCGGCCGTGCGTATCTGAACCAGATAGCCGGCACGCTCGCCGACGGCGTGCTCGTGATGAACACGGACATCACGATCAACGACCTGTGCGCATCGGCGACACATAGCGCGCCGATTCTGCTCGCCATGTGGGAGCATCCCGAGTCGCCGCCCGCGCTACCGTGCATCGCGGTCGACTTCGCGCGTGCGGGCGAGCTGGCTGCGCGGCACCTGCTCGGACTCGGTCATCGCGAGATCGGATTGCTGATCGGCGATGGCTGCGGCGGTTTGCAGGACGCGCGCTCGAACGGTTTTCGCGCGGCGATGCGCGAGGCCGGCATCGAAGCCGACGCGGCCGCGGTACTGCAGATTCGCGACTCGATCGACGCCGGCTTCGCAGCCTGCATGGAGCTGATGGCGAACCGCCCACAACTGAGCGCGATTTTCGCGACCAACGACCTGCTCGCGATCGGCGCGATCCAGGCATTGATCACGCTCGGCCGCTCGGTGCCCGACGACGTCTCGGTGATCGGCATCACCGACATTCAACTCGCGCATCAGGTGCATCCCGCGTTAACGACGGTCGCGATTCAAACCGCAGCTGTTGCAGAGCTATCCATCAAGAGTCTGATCCGTTTGATCCAGACACCGGAGCGGCAGCCGTCGATGGTGCTCGGGCCGCCGCCCGAGCTCGTGGTGCGCGCATCGACAGGGCCGCGCAGAAAACGCTAA
- a CDS encoding L-rhamnonate dehydratase yields the protein MKIRHIRTRVFEWKGKVVPPQAHFCTNAVDILYEHDDAMGSFRFHGWLVVEVECDDGTVGIGNCALAPRIAKQIIDEYLAPIAIGEDPFDNEYIWQKMYRRTLAWGRKGIGMAAISAIDIALWDVMGKAVKKPVFKLLGGRTKEKIWCYASKLYNNDDRDAFLGEAESYLDSGFTAMKMRFGYGPKDGPKGMAKNIEQVRLLRELVGDEVDIMLECYMGWTLEYARRMLPRLAEFNPRWIEEPVIGDDIEGYQELKKMNLMPVSGGEHEFTSYGFKDLLERRAIDVIQYDTNRVGGITAARKINAMAEAWSVPVIPHAGQMHNYHLTMASTASPMSEFFPVFDVEVGNELFYYIFEGEPQPENGYLQLSDDVPGLGIKLSDKYLADFNIVE from the coding sequence ATGAAAATCAGGCATATCCGCACGCGCGTTTTCGAGTGGAAAGGCAAGGTCGTCCCGCCGCAAGCGCATTTCTGCACGAACGCGGTCGATATTCTCTACGAGCACGACGATGCGATGGGTTCGTTCCGCTTTCACGGCTGGCTCGTCGTCGAAGTCGAATGCGACGACGGCACCGTGGGTATCGGCAATTGCGCGCTCGCGCCGCGCATCGCGAAGCAGATCATCGACGAATACCTCGCGCCGATCGCGATCGGCGAAGATCCGTTCGACAACGAATACATCTGGCAGAAGATGTATCGCCGCACGCTCGCATGGGGCCGCAAGGGCATCGGCATGGCGGCGATCTCCGCGATCGATATCGCTCTGTGGGACGTCATGGGCAAAGCAGTGAAAAAGCCGGTGTTCAAGCTGCTAGGCGGCCGCACGAAAGAAAAGATCTGGTGCTATGCGTCGAAGCTCTATAACAACGACGATCGCGACGCGTTCCTCGGCGAAGCGGAAAGCTATCTGGACAGCGGCTTCACCGCGATGAAGATGCGCTTCGGCTATGGTCCGAAAGACGGCCCCAAAGGCATGGCGAAAAACATCGAACAGGTGCGGCTGTTGCGCGAGCTGGTCGGCGACGAAGTCGACATCATGCTCGAATGCTATATGGGCTGGACGCTCGAATATGCGCGCAGAATGCTGCCGCGCCTTGCCGAATTCAATCCGCGCTGGATCGAGGAGCCGGTGATCGGCGACGACATCGAAGGCTATCAGGAACTGAAGAAGATGAACCTGATGCCGGTGTCGGGCGGCGAGCACGAGTTCACGAGCTACGGCTTCAAAGATCTGCTCGAACGCCGCGCGATCGACGTGATCCAGTACGACACGAACCGTGTAGGCGGCATCACGGCGGCGCGCAAGATCAATGCGATGGCCGAAGCGTGGTCGGTGCCGGTGATTCCGCACGCGGGGCAAATGCACAACTATCATCTGACGATGGCGAGCACCGCGAGCCCGATGTCGGAGTTCTTCCCGGTGTTCGACGTCGAAGTGGGCAACGAATTGTTCTACTACATCTTCGAAGGCGAGCCGCAACCGGAGAATGGCTATCTGCAACTATCCGACGACGTGCCGGGCCTTGGCATCAAGCTGAGCGACAAGTATCTTGCCGATTTCAACATCGTCGAATGA
- a CDS encoding MFS transporter: MTITASPALDSAIAKARTRLLPFLILMYVLAFIDRANVGFAKNVLQADTGLSDAAFAFGAGIFFVGYAVFEVPSNLLMYRFGARIWMSRIMVTWGIVSACTAFVDSATSFYVLRTLLGIAEAGFFPGIILFLSNWFPARTRSQTMGMFYFGFPLALLLGSPISGLLLDAGNPFGMHPWQWLFVVEGLAASVVGVVAYFYLTDRPVQARWLNAGERDALDYALRQEDRQKLAHGPSSVLAALRDSRVLFCSLIYFAVQMSVYGVVFYLPTRIAGLASGGHVGVEVGLLTAIPWIAAIIGTFCVTRFADRHGHHRVWAAAMLALAAFGIAASAMTSSVTLAIAAFCFAAIGFVCVQPLFWTLPTNYLGGAAAAGGIALINSIGNLGGFVAPNLKGVAERMIGSSQAGMFSLAVVGLIGASLLLTFRFASASHSISHRSGPLGERTGH; the protein is encoded by the coding sequence ATGACGATCACCGCGAGCCCCGCGCTCGACAGCGCAATTGCCAAAGCGCGCACGAGGCTGCTGCCATTTCTGATCCTGATGTATGTGCTGGCCTTCATCGATCGCGCGAACGTCGGCTTCGCTAAGAATGTGCTGCAGGCCGACACCGGCCTGAGCGATGCGGCGTTCGCCTTTGGCGCCGGCATCTTCTTCGTCGGCTATGCGGTATTCGAAGTGCCGAGCAATCTGCTGATGTACCGCTTCGGGGCGCGCATCTGGATGAGCCGCATCATGGTCACGTGGGGCATCGTCTCCGCGTGCACCGCCTTCGTCGACAGCGCGACGAGCTTCTACGTGCTGCGCACGCTGCTCGGCATCGCCGAAGCGGGTTTCTTCCCCGGCATCATCCTGTTCCTGTCGAACTGGTTTCCCGCCAGAACGCGCTCGCAGACGATGGGCATGTTCTATTTCGGCTTCCCGCTCGCGCTGCTGCTCGGCAGTCCGATCTCGGGTCTGCTGCTCGATGCGGGCAATCCGTTCGGCATGCATCCGTGGCAGTGGCTGTTCGTCGTCGAAGGGCTCGCGGCGTCGGTGGTGGGTGTCGTCGCGTACTTCTACCTGACCGACCGGCCCGTGCAGGCGCGCTGGCTCAATGCCGGCGAGCGCGACGCGCTCGATTACGCGTTGCGCCAGGAAGACCGTCAGAAGCTCGCGCATGGTCCGTCGTCGGTGCTCGCGGCACTGCGCGATTCGCGCGTGCTGTTCTGCAGCCTGATCTACTTCGCGGTGCAGATGAGCGTGTACGGCGTCGTGTTCTATCTGCCGACGCGTATCGCCGGACTCGCGAGCGGCGGCCATGTCGGCGTCGAGGTCGGACTGCTGACCGCAATTCCGTGGATCGCCGCGATCATCGGCACGTTCTGTGTGACGCGCTTCGCCGACCGCCACGGTCATCACCGTGTGTGGGCCGCGGCGATGCTCGCGCTCGCGGCGTTCGGCATTGCCGCGTCGGCGATGACGTCGTCGGTCACGTTGGCGATTGCCGCGTTCTGTTTCGCCGCCATCGGTTTCGTCTGCGTGCAGCCGCTGTTCTGGACGCTGCCCACCAATTACCTCGGCGGCGCCGCGGCCGCGGGCGGCATCGCGTTGATCAATTCGATCGGCAACCTCGGCGGTTTTGTAGCTCCGAATCTTAAGGGGGTAGCCGAGCGCATGATCGGCTCGTCGCAGGCGGGCATGTTCTCGCTCGCCGTGGTCGGTCTGATCGGCGCATCGCTGCTGCTGACGTTCCGCTTTGCATCCGCCTCCCATTCCATCTCTCATCGCTCCGGCCCGCTCGGCGAACGCACGGGCCACTGA
- a CDS encoding LysR family transcriptional regulator: MIPPASAIRKRLRLRHLQLMVALSETESLRRAADDLAMTQPAATKALQELEDTLGVSLFVRHARGMEPTIFGEAVMRYARVVFEDLDELREELAGIEAGDIGKVRIGAVMAPSPELLTHTIVKLKEAHPRLQMAVTIDTSDVLVQALQQDQLDIVIGRIPDGFPALDLSFETLAEEALSIVVRPDHPATQAGTRPKLTDLARYPWIIQPHPSPMRQVIDQTFRESRVAPPVSTVETSSILTTLSLLRDSDMLAVLPSSVAQYYVALDAIAAIATPLRGRLAPYGLILRRNRRITPAMQLVIDSIRAA; encoded by the coding sequence ATGATCCCGCCCGCCTCCGCCATTCGCAAACGCTTGCGCCTGCGTCATCTGCAATTGATGGTCGCGCTCTCGGAAACGGAATCGCTGCGCCGGGCCGCCGACGATCTGGCGATGACCCAGCCCGCCGCGACCAAGGCCTTACAGGAACTCGAGGACACGCTCGGCGTGTCGCTGTTCGTGCGCCACGCGCGCGGCATGGAGCCGACCATCTTCGGCGAGGCCGTGATGCGCTATGCGCGCGTCGTGTTCGAAGATCTCGATGAGTTGCGCGAGGAGCTGGCCGGCATCGAGGCCGGCGATATCGGCAAGGTGCGCATCGGCGCGGTGATGGCGCCGTCGCCCGAATTGCTGACGCACACGATCGTCAAGCTGAAGGAAGCGCATCCGCGCCTGCAGATGGCGGTCACGATCGACACCAGCGACGTGCTCGTGCAAGCGCTTCAACAGGATCAGCTCGATATCGTGATCGGCCGCATTCCCGATGGTTTTCCGGCGCTCGATCTGAGCTTCGAGACGTTGGCGGAAGAGGCGCTCTCGATCGTCGTGCGGCCCGATCATCCGGCCACACAAGCGGGCACGCGGCCAAAGCTCACGGACCTCGCGCGTTATCCGTGGATCATCCAGCCGCATCCGAGCCCGATGCGCCAGGTCATCGATCAAACGTTTCGCGAGTCGCGCGTCGCGCCGCCGGTCAGCACGGTCGAGACGTCGTCGATTCTGACCACGCTGTCGTTGCTGCGCGATTCGGACATGCTCGCCGTGCTACCGAGTTCGGTCGCCCAATACTACGTCGCGCTCGACGCGATCGCCGCGATCGCGACGCCGCTGCGCGGGCGGCTGGCACCGTATGGGCTGATTCTGCGCAGGAACCGGCGCATCACGCCGGCGATGCAACTGGTCATCGATTCGATCCGAGCGGCGTGA